A genome region from Ligilactobacillus cholophilus includes the following:
- a CDS encoding HXXEE domain-containing protein — MSILFNYWILPLIFIFHDLEEIIMVPIWKKKFNIHL, encoded by the coding sequence TTGTCTATTTTATTTAATTACTGGATATTACCATTAATCTTTATTTTTCATGATTTAGAAGAAATAATAATGGTTCCAATTTGGAAAAAAAAATTCAACATTCATCTCTAA
- a CDS encoding LPXTG cell wall anchor domain-containing protein produces MPKTGEEKANIVPFTGFIMLCLAGALCLKMKKRFK; encoded by the coding sequence ATGCCAAAAACAGGTGAAGAAAAGGCAAATATAGTTCCATTTACAGGATTTATAATGTTATGTTTAGCCGGTGCTTTATGTTTAAAAATGAAGAAACGCTTTAAATAG
- a CDS encoding phosphatase PAP2 family protein, protein MSKQRHFRIEYLVICVFVFLMAIGSLFDKSISQHLVNQNSLIATFFQIFGSIAPPLILFIASLIICFYALYQIRDNISKFTVMSVSIIGSAYAMWQLVKKCTLRLLCAINNFHDNIPIGIDSSDKIPVKGNVLFLIICITIILWGIGIFLIYTWIKNVKQAELQRLMFISLGGIVAFFLRDTFIDSMKDLWGRWRPREQLTNWNHFTNWYVINGKNGHQSFPSGHSASAWLSLYLPLFINPNTHKKFRHIAFILACIFGILVAGSRVFIGAHFLSDVTMGSFVSIIIVYCISRILGEHIDCNKL, encoded by the coding sequence ATGAGTAAACAAAGGCACTTTAGAATTGAATATTTAGTTATTTGCGTTTTTGTATTTTTGATGGCAATTGGTAGTTTGTTTGATAAAAGTATTAGTCAACATTTAGTGAATCAAAACTCTTTAATTGCAACGTTCTTTCAAATATTTGGTTCAATCGCCCCACCGTTAATTTTATTTATAGCTAGTCTAATTATTTGTTTTTATGCGTTATATCAAATAAGAGATAATATATCAAAGTTCACAGTTATGTCAGTATCAATAATTGGATCAGCATATGCAATGTGGCAATTAGTAAAAAAATGCACATTACGTTTATTATGTGCAATTAATAATTTTCACGACAATATTCCTATTGGGATTGATTCATCGGATAAAATTCCAGTTAAGGGAAATGTTTTATTTTTAATAATCTGTATAACCATAATTTTATGGGGAATTGGAATTTTCTTAATCTATACATGGATTAAAAACGTTAAACAAGCTGAATTACAACGATTAATGTTCATTTCTCTTGGCGGAATAGTTGCATTCTTTTTACGTGACACATTTATAGATTCAATGAAAGATCTATGGGGAAGATGGCGTCCAAGAGAACAACTAACAAATTGGAATCATTTTACTAATTGGTACGTAATAAATGGAAAAAATGGACATCAGTCTTTCCCATCAGGGCATTCTGCTAGTGCTTGGTTATCACTTTACCTACCATTATTTATTAATCCAAATACACACAAAAAATTCCGTCATATCGCTTTTATCTTAGCATGTATTTTTGGAATTCTAGTCGCTGGTTCACGTGTATTTATAGGAGCACATTTCTTATCTGATGTTACAATGGGAAGTTTTGTTTCAATTATAATTGTTTATTGCATCTCACGTATACTTGGTGAACATATTGATTGCAACAAACTTTAA
- a CDS encoding xanthine phosphoribosyltransferase yields MDELKKRILTDGIVLDDNILKVNSFLNHQIDPNLMKRIGNCFKQIFSNQKISKILTIESSGIAPALMTGLAFQVPVVFARKSKSAIQNDNLCYHSEVFSYTKKITNHILVDKNFLSTNDNVLIIDDFLANGEAVRGLIDICNQSKSSITGIGIVIEKAFQKGGLELRNKGYRVESLVKIKSLENNQVTFMEE; encoded by the coding sequence TTGGATGAACTAAAAAAACGAATACTAACAGATGGGATTGTTCTTGATGATAATATTTTAAAGGTTAATTCATTTTTAAATCATCAAATTGATCCAAATTTGATGAAAAGGATTGGTAATTGCTTTAAACAAATTTTTTCGAATCAGAAAATAAGTAAGATTTTAACAATAGAATCTTCAGGAATTGCACCTGCTTTAATGACAGGCTTAGCTTTTCAAGTTCCTGTCGTGTTCGCACGAAAATCAAAAAGTGCGATTCAAAATGATAATTTATGCTACCACTCAGAGGTTTTTTCATATACTAAAAAAATTACTAACCATATTCTTGTAGACAAAAACTTTTTATCTACAAATGATAATGTCTTAATTATTGATGATTTTTTAGCGAATGGTGAAGCAGTTCGAGGCCTAATTGATATTTGTAATCAATCAAAATCTTCTATTACTGGAATTGGAATTGTAATTGAAAAAGCATTTCAAAAAGGAGGATTAGAACTAAGGAATAAGGGTTATAGGGTCGAATCACTTGTTAAAATTAAATCACTCGAAAATAATCAAGTGACATTCATGGAGGAATAA
- a CDS encoding nucleobase:cation symporter-2 family protein has product MKKSINDVSHKKAFVLGIQHLLAMYSGAVAVPLLIGTALNFSSEQMTYLVSIDIFMCGLATFFQLARNRYFGIGLPVILGCAIQAVEPLKMIGQEYSIQTMYGSIIVAGIFVFLIAGQFAKIKKLFPPVVTGSLITVIGLTLIPIAIQNLGGGSVNSKSFGSFSNIAVGGLTILIILIIQFWGKGFIQSIAVLIGLIAGTIIASFMGMVSLKPIMQAAWFHIPQPFYFGMPKFALSPSLTMIIIALVSLVESTGVFFALGNLLGKDIKQNDLKKGYRAEGLAVILGGIFNTFPYTTFSQNVGLLELSGIRTKRPIYWAAFLLMIMGLLPKIGALATIIPTPVLGGAMLVMFSMISVQGIRMLFNVDFSDERNTLIVAISIGAGLGVSVYPTIFQAFPPSIQLFLGNGIVVATICAVLLNLILKRHSLTKKQVKNN; this is encoded by the coding sequence ATGAAAAAATCAATAAATGATGTAAGTCATAAAAAAGCATTTGTTTTAGGAATTCAACATTTACTAGCAATGTATTCAGGTGCAGTAGCTGTACCATTATTAATTGGAACAGCATTAAATTTTTCAAGTGAGCAAATGACATATTTAGTTTCAATAGATATTTTTATGTGTGGACTTGCTACATTTTTTCAGTTAGCACGTAATCGTTACTTTGGAATTGGACTTCCAGTAATTTTAGGATGTGCAATTCAAGCTGTTGAGCCTTTAAAGATGATTGGACAAGAATATTCAATTCAAACTATGTATGGTTCAATTATTGTAGCAGGAATTTTTGTATTTTTAATTGCGGGACAATTTGCTAAAATTAAAAAATTATTTCCACCAGTAGTTACTGGAAGTTTAATTACAGTAATTGGACTTACTTTAATTCCAATTGCAATTCAAAATTTAGGTGGTGGATCAGTAAATAGTAAATCATTTGGTTCTTTTTCAAATATAGCAGTGGGTGGATTAACTATTTTAATTATTCTTATTATTCAATTTTGGGGTAAAGGATTTATTCAATCGATTGCAGTTTTAATTGGATTAATTGCTGGAACAATTATAGCTTCTTTTATGGGAATGGTTTCATTGAAGCCAATTATGCAGGCAGCGTGGTTTCATATACCACAGCCATTCTACTTTGGAATGCCTAAATTTGCATTATCACCTTCATTAACAATGATTATTATTGCTCTAGTTTCGTTGGTTGAATCAACTGGTGTTTTCTTTGCTTTAGGAAATCTTTTGGGTAAGGATATTAAGCAAAATGATTTGAAAAAAGGATACCGAGCAGAGGGACTTGCAGTGATTTTAGGAGGTATTTTTAATACATTTCCATACACAACTTTTTCTCAAAATGTTGGATTACTTGAGCTTTCCGGGATTCGTACAAAACGACCAATTTATTGGGCAGCATTTTTATTAATGATAATGGGACTATTACCTAAAATAGGTGCACTTGCAACGATAATTCCTACACCTGTTCTTGGTGGAGCAATGCTCGTAATGTTTTCAATGATTAGTGTTCAAGGAATACGGATGTTATTTAATGTTGATTTTTCAGATGAAAGGAATACATTAATTGTAGCAATTTCAATTGGAGCGGGATTAGGCGTTTCTGTGTATCCTACAATTTTTCAAGCATTTCCTCCATCAATTCAACTTTTTCTTGGTAATGGAATTGTAGTAGCAACTATTTGTGCTGTTTTATTAAATTTAATTTTAAAACGTCATAGTTTAACAAAAAAACAAGTTAAAAATAATTAG
- the mscL gene encoding large-conductance mechanosensitive channel protein MscL, producing the protein MLKEFKEFIARGNVMDLAVGVIVGSAFTAIVKSLVSNIINPLIGIFVGKIDFSSIVFSVGSAHFRVGSFLNSVINFLIISFVIFILVKFVNKFNKDEEKKEEEKEISEEAEYLKEIVALLKEEKEIESTSTPTTKNEKTVSETK; encoded by the coding sequence ATGCTTAAAGAATTTAAAGAATTTATTGCACGTGGAAATGTAATGGATTTAGCAGTTGGTGTTATTGTAGGATCTGCATTTACTGCTATTGTTAAATCATTAGTTTCAAACATTATTAATCCATTAATTGGAATTTTTGTTGGAAAGATTGATTTCTCATCAATTGTATTTTCTGTTGGTTCTGCTCATTTTCGTGTTGGATCATTCCTAAATTCAGTAATAAACTTCCTAATCATTTCATTTGTGATTTTCATCTTAGTTAAATTTGTAAATAAATTCAATAAAGATGAAGAAAAGAAAGAAGAAGAAAAGGAAATCTCTGAAGAAGCTGAATATCTTAAAGAAATTGTTGCATTACTTAAAGAAGAAAAAGAAATTGAATCCACATCAACTCCAACAACAAAAAACGAAAAAACAGTTTCTGAAACAAAATAA
- a CDS encoding DNA adenine methylase, with amino-acid sequence MRREEDKMNFEIQNRRYLGSKFKLIDWIVELVKENTSGNSFLDLFSGTGIVTKAFLNYFDEFIINDFLYSNNIIYKAFFSDEPYSKEKLLHLKNQYNSVIQNNLDDDYFVNNYGGKYFSNHDARKIGEIREMIAQDESINEHEKSILLASLLYSTDRIANTVGHYDAYRKKSHIDDRFVFNLISPINTKNKDISIYREDANELAKHVKADVAFIDPPYNSRQYSRFYHVLEEIIKWDKPKLSGVAMKPPVENMSDYSKSSAPQVFEDLIHNLNVKYIVVTYNNTYKSKSNSSKNKISHEEILNTLNSVGETKVFNKSFRYFNAGKTNLNNHREYLFITKVG; translated from the coding sequence ATGAGAAGAGAAGAAGATAAAATGAATTTTGAAATTCAAAATAGAAGATACCTTGGAAGTAAATTTAAATTAATTGACTGGATAGTTGAGTTAGTTAAAGAAAATACATCTGGAAATTCATTTTTAGACCTATTTTCAGGTACAGGAATTGTTACAAAAGCTTTTCTTAACTATTTTGACGAGTTTATTATTAATGATTTTTTATATTCCAATAATATAATATATAAAGCGTTTTTTTCAGACGAACCTTATAGTAAAGAAAAATTATTACATTTAAAAAATCAGTATAACTCTGTTATACAAAATAATCTTGATGATGATTATTTTGTTAATAATTATGGTGGAAAATATTTTAGTAATCATGATGCTCGAAAAATCGGTGAGATTAGAGAAATGATAGCTCAAGATGAATCGATAAATGAACATGAAAAAAGCATCTTATTGGCATCTTTATTATATTCAACTGATAGAATTGCGAATACGGTTGGTCATTATGATGCATACCGAAAAAAATCACATATAGACGATAGGTTTGTATTTAATTTAATTTCACCAATTAATACTAAAAATAAGGACATTTCTATTTATAGAGAAGATGCTAATGAGTTGGCTAAACATGTTAAAGCAGATGTGGCTTTTATTGATCCTCCCTATAATTCAAGACAATATTCACGTTTTTACCATGTCTTAGAAGAAATAATAAAATGGGATAAACCTAAATTGTCAGGAGTTGCTATGAAACCACCAGTAGAAAATATGAGTGATTATAGTAAATCTTCAGCACCACAAGTTTTTGAAGATTTAATTCATAATTTAAATGTAAAGTATATAGTAGTTACCTATAACAATACATATAAATCAAAAAGTAATAGTTCTAAAAATAAAATTTCACATGAAGAAATACTTAATACGCTGAATAGCGTTGGAGAAACAAAGGTTTTTAATAAGTCATTTAGATATTTCAATGCAGGAAAAACAAATCTTAATAATCATAGAGAGTATTTATTTATAACGAAGGTAGGATAA
- a CDS encoding Dam family site-specific DNA-(adenine-N6)-methyltransferase, protein MVVKGIRSPLFYVGDKYKLMPQLKNLFPNNIDTFFDVFCGGGSSSLNTKAKQFILNDCDPKIIELHSFLQENAIHIDEFILAMHNIIHSYGLSLSEEGTNDEIQKLKLTFKKTYFAKYNKSAYLKMRSDYNSNQENSSLLYLLLIYGFNHMIRFNKRGEFNLPVGNVDWNKNVTTALKNYANWYVENEVKMSKGMDFEEFVHAVVPTQNDFMYFDPPYLITTSDYNKLWNEEDDIRLYNLLDSLDNLGIKWGLSNMYSHKGKENNILRKWSEKYNVYSIKSNYISYIDNTLKKDSHEVYVTNVIKEQNND, encoded by the coding sequence ATGGTTGTTAAAGGTATAAGATCGCCTTTATTCTATGTTGGAGATAAATATAAATTAATGCCACAATTAAAGAATTTATTTCCAAATAATATCGATACATTTTTTGATGTTTTTTGTGGTGGCGGAAGTTCATCACTTAATACCAAAGCAAAGCAATTTATATTAAATGATTGTGATCCGAAAATTATTGAATTGCACTCTTTTTTACAGGAAAACGCTATCCATATTGATGAGTTTATATTAGCTATGCATAATATTATTCACAGTTATGGTTTAAGCTTATCTGAAGAAGGTACTAATGATGAAATTCAAAAGCTTAAATTAACGTTTAAAAAAACTTATTTTGCTAAATATAACAAGTCAGCTTATTTAAAAATGCGTTCAGATTATAATTCCAATCAAGAAAATAGCTCATTGTTATATTTATTATTAATATATGGATTTAATCATATGATTCGTTTTAACAAAAGAGGAGAGTTTAACTTACCTGTTGGAAATGTTGATTGGAATAAAAATGTTACTACTGCATTAAAAAACTATGCTAACTGGTATGTTGAAAATGAAGTTAAAATGTCTAAAGGAATGGATTTTGAAGAATTTGTCCATGCTGTTGTTCCTACACAAAATGATTTTATGTATTTTGATCCACCTTATTTGATAACAACGAGCGATTATAATAAGTTATGGAATGAAGAAGATGATATTAGGTTGTATAATCTTTTGGATTCTTTAGATAATTTGGGTATTAAATGGGGATTATCTAATATGTATAGTCATAAAGGAAAAGAAAACAACATTTTACGTAAATGGAGTGAGAAATACAATGTTTATAGCATAAAAAGTAATTATATTTCTTATATTGATAATACTTTAAAGAAAGATAGTCATGAAGTATACGTAACAAATGTTATAAAGGAGCAAAATAATGACTAA
- a CDS encoding AlwI family type II restriction endonuclease produces the protein MTNRRKPIAFDTTLRNPERIPQFVSILEPFEGKILNDKTALYIEAEVIRNKLFQPTKATMGEYTKEYIGKFHFIAKDQSEKASQRVTEIFKRWDENDAGTVSVKDIIYLLENTITKHKEKNWKGGWESRLWTQYRFLNELGFIYFIKGEPIKISENGHLMIHEYSNGIPKKDTIDISYEQSAFLIAFSKYQINNPYRKNTISVNFFPLVLNTIKYLDEMHQKHGISKQDISFIIAWNNNDYIKLGEYIYNFRKKYGYKTSDQMVYEYAMNLLDDSTENKMIPANKEFIEKEKKNYKMRQIMIETPDEVIRKLRLTMLVSLKGIGNFIDINHNENDKITYIIENMNANQNFSDENQYFEYMGSIEEILQFKNENDNSEKEFNEKITAIKKWSKELKWNVLKEELVKCIDKRQTNNNFLKYINEPTRLEFLIAITVKKALPEVKVIPHYKADDEGIPYNTAPGGVADIDVYEDDTHALVEPTISKSRSFQSEHEIPSIRNHIQTTIETDKKSKEVFALFIALPIINDTVYIADFLKEKFGFEIYLWEADDFAEFSRNVKSIKDYKLIRSYANAKSYNDIKNP, from the coding sequence ATGACTAATAGAAGAAAACCAATAGCTTTTGATACTACATTGAGAAATCCAGAAAGAATTCCACAATTTGTTTCTATATTAGAGCCTTTTGAAGGTAAAATTCTTAATGATAAGACTGCACTTTATATAGAAGCAGAAGTTATTAGAAATAAGCTATTTCAACCAACAAAAGCAACTATGGGCGAATATACTAAAGAATATATTGGAAAATTTCACTTTATAGCAAAAGATCAATCGGAAAAAGCGTCTCAAAGGGTAACTGAAATTTTTAAAAGATGGGATGAAAATGATGCTGGAACAGTTAGTGTAAAAGATATTATTTATTTACTAGAAAATACTATTACTAAACATAAAGAAAAAAATTGGAAGGGTGGCTGGGAGTCTCGCTTATGGACTCAGTATAGATTTCTTAATGAATTAGGGTTTATCTATTTTATTAAAGGAGAGCCAATTAAAATTTCTGAAAATGGCCATTTAATGATTCACGAATATAGTAATGGTATTCCTAAAAAAGATACGATCGATATTTCATACGAACAATCAGCTTTTTTAATTGCTTTTTCAAAGTACCAGATTAATAATCCTTATCGAAAAAATACAATTAGTGTTAATTTTTTTCCGTTAGTATTAAATACTATTAAATATTTAGATGAAATGCATCAAAAACATGGTATCAGTAAACAAGATATTTCATTTATTATTGCATGGAATAATAATGATTATATAAAGTTAGGGGAATATATTTATAACTTTAGAAAGAAATATGGATATAAAACTTCTGATCAAATGGTTTACGAATATGCTATGAATCTATTAGATGATAGTACAGAAAACAAAATGATTCCAGCTAATAAAGAATTCATAGAAAAAGAAAAGAAAAATTATAAAATGCGGCAAATAATGATTGAAACACCTGATGAAGTTATTCGGAAGCTACGATTAACAATGTTGGTTTCTCTGAAAGGGATAGGTAATTTTATTGATATCAACCATAATGAAAATGATAAGATTACATATATCATAGAGAATATGAATGCTAATCAAAATTTTAGTGATGAAAATCAGTACTTTGAATATATGGGTTCAATTGAAGAAATTTTACAATTTAAAAATGAAAATGATAATTCAGAAAAAGAATTTAATGAAAAGATTACAGCTATTAAGAAATGGTCAAAAGAATTAAAATGGAATGTTTTAAAAGAAGAATTAGTAAAATGCATTGACAAAAGACAAACAAATAATAACTTTCTTAAATATATAAATGAGCCTACTAGATTAGAGTTTCTAATAGCAATTACTGTAAAAAAGGCTTTACCTGAAGTAAAAGTTATTCCGCATTATAAGGCAGATGATGAAGGAATACCATATAATACAGCGCCAGGTGGAGTAGCAGATATTGATGTTTATGAGGATGATACGCATGCGCTTGTTGAACCTACAATAAGTAAAAGTCGAAGTTTCCAATCTGAACATGAAATTCCCTCGATTCGTAATCATATACAAACAACAATAGAAACTGATAAAAAAAGTAAAGAAGTATTTGCGCTTTTTATTGCCCTCCCCATTATAAATGATACTGTATATATAGCGGATTTTCTTAAAGAGAAATTTGGATTTGAAATATATCTTTGGGAAGCTGATGATTTTGCAGAATTTTCACGTAATGTAAAAAGTATAAAGGATTATAAACTGATAAGATCATATGCAAATGCTAAGAGTTATAATGACATAAAAAATCCCTAG
- a CDS encoding TetR/AcrR family transcriptional regulator has protein sequence MPRKKSNLKSSLIDAGIIQIKKRGINELSLREITNKCNVSHSSLYKYFPHKKDYLNAVMNKLEINFNEFLTKGANTGTAQENLVKMGVNFVNYAKEHTNEFNSLFLNCTMTPVKINNFDINQYPALSTFMTLVCELSSERDYLEVGIHLWSYIVGLSVIISNNDLEADEAWIKNNIKQMMIRYFD, from the coding sequence ATGCCACGGAAAAAATCTAACTTAAAGTCATCTTTAATAGATGCAGGCATAATACAAATAAAAAAAAGAGGGATTAATGAACTATCTTTAAGAGAAATTACAAATAAATGTAATGTTTCTCATTCAAGTTTATATAAATACTTTCCACATAAGAAAGATTATTTAAATGCAGTAATGAATAAGTTAGAAATTAATTTTAATGAATTTCTAACGAAAGGGGCCAATACCGGCACAGCACAGGAAAATTTAGTAAAAATGGGAGTTAATTTTGTAAATTATGCTAAAGAACATACTAATGAATTTAATTCATTATTTTTAAATTGTACGATGACACCTGTTAAAATTAATAATTTTGATATTAATCAATATCCAGCGTTGTCTACATTTATGACACTTGTTTGTGAATTATCTTCTGAAAGGGATTATTTAGAAGTTGGAATCCATTTATGGAGCTATATTGTTGGTTTATCAGTTATTATTTCAAATAATGATTTAGAAGCTGATGAGGCGTGGATAAAAAATAATATTAAACAAATGATGATTCGTTATTTTGATTAA
- a CDS encoding NAD(P)H-dependent oxidoreductase, with amino-acid sequence MKTLILAHPYDKSFCYEIFNVIKSQDYDFEIIDLYRDGFNPTITKEELSQYNSGTIIDQQVIKYQKILKETTKLIIITPIWWNSIPAILKGFFDKVFSKHFAYEDSPMGVIGKLKNIKEVQIITTSNSPIPYLKINGINHVIKMTLKQIGVSKIKFTQLGSIKKSNLKTREVFLDKIKSKLRE; translated from the coding sequence ATGAAAACACTAATATTAGCACATCCTTATGATAAAAGCTTTTGTTATGAAATTTTTAATGTAATAAAATCACAAGATTATGATTTTGAAATTATTGATTTATATCGAGATGGTTTCAATCCAACTATTACTAAAGAAGAATTATCTCAATATAATTCTGGTACTATTATTGACCAACAAGTAATTAAATATCAAAAAATTTTAAAAGAAACGACTAAGTTGATCATTATTACTCCTATTTGGTGGAATAGTATTCCTGCAATTTTAAAAGGATTTTTTGATAAAGTTTTCAGTAAACATTTTGCTTATGAAGATTCTCCTATGGGAGTGATTGGAAAATTAAAAAATATTAAGGAAGTTCAAATAATTACGACTTCAAATTCACCTATTCCATATTTAAAAATAAATGGAATTAATCATGTGATTAAAATGACCTTAAAACAAATTGGTGTATCAAAAATAAAATTTACTCAATTGGGTTCAATAAAGAAATCTAATTTAAAAACTAGAGAAGTATTTTTGGATAAAATAAAGTCAAAATTACGAGAATAA
- a CDS encoding cysteine hydrolase family protein, with protein sequence MKKALLVIDLQNGVCKDGKIYNYRNVIENINDQIDQFHLSTNPVIFIQHKDEDLIHGSFEWNLISDLHNNDYYIEKFHADSFYKTNLHELLRHLDINRLQICGAQVEYCVDTTIKVAHDLGYQLTMVHNSTTTFDNEYLKADRMINFYENIWNNRFLDFIE encoded by the coding sequence ATGAAAAAAGCATTGTTAGTAATAGATTTGCAAAATGGCGTTTGTAAAGATGGGAAAATTTATAATTACAGAAATGTAATTGAAAATATTAATGATCAAATTGATCAGTTTCATTTAAGTACTAATCCTGTAATTTTTATTCAACATAAAGATGAAGATTTAATACATGGATCATTTGAATGGAATTTAATTTCTGATTTGCATAATAATGATTATTATATTGAAAAATTTCATGCTGATTCATTTTATAAAACTAATCTTCATGAATTATTAAGACATCTCGATATAAATAGATTGCAAATTTGTGGAGCTCAAGTTGAATATTGCGTTGATACAACAATTAAAGTAGCACATGATCTTGGCTATCAATTAACTATGGTTCATAATTCTACAACTACTTTTGATAATGAATATTTAAAAGCTGATAGAATGATTAATTTTTACGAAAATATTTGGAATAATAGATTTCTTGATTTTATAGAATAA